Proteins from one Amycolatopsis endophytica genomic window:
- a CDS encoding glyoxalase has translation MTSIDSIVLEVADPAAAERFYATAFGLGTQLRFRASQAPTDGFRGFTLSLVVSQPGNVDALVDAALAGGAKTIKPAAKSLWGYGATVEAPDGTVWTIATSKKKDSGPASKEFDSLVLLLGVEHVSASRKFYVERGLKTGKSFGSYVEFETGEIKLALNKRRALAKNAGVSPDGSGSHRIAVRGAVEPFTDPDGFAWETTSAAAVR, from the coding sequence ATGACCTCAATCGACAGCATCGTCCTCGAAGTGGCCGACCCGGCCGCCGCCGAACGCTTCTACGCCACCGCCTTCGGGCTGGGCACCCAGCTGCGCTTCCGGGCCTCGCAGGCGCCGACCGACGGATTCCGCGGGTTCACCCTGTCACTGGTGGTGTCCCAGCCCGGCAACGTCGACGCCCTGGTGGACGCGGCGCTGGCCGGTGGCGCGAAAACGATCAAGCCCGCCGCGAAGTCGCTGTGGGGCTACGGCGCTACGGTCGAGGCGCCGGACGGGACCGTGTGGACGATCGCGACCTCCAAGAAGAAGGACAGCGGTCCGGCGAGCAAGGAGTTCGACTCGCTCGTGCTCCTGCTCGGTGTGGAGCACGTGTCCGCGAGCAGGAAGTTCTACGTCGAGCGTGGCCTGAAGACGGGCAAGAGCTTCGGCAGCTACGTCGAGTTCGAGACCGGGGAGATCAAGCTGGCGCTGAACAAACGCCGCGCGCTCGCCAAGAACGCCGGGGTCTCCCCCGACGGTTCCGGGTCGCACCGGATCGCGGTCCGCGGCGCGGTCGAGCCCTTCACCGACCCGGACGGCTTCGCCTGGGAGACCACCTCCGCCGCGGCCGTGCGGTGA
- a CDS encoding cupin domain-containing protein encodes MDVSDAAALVVTRADGGTGGEDWTENFEELPGGAGVSIILESTSRSGVGPRLHRHPYAETFVIRRGSAGFTIGAHRLTGRAGQVLVVPAGEPHKFITGPDGYEAVHIHANPRFVTDWLE; translated from the coding sequence ATGGACGTTTCCGACGCGGCAGCCCTCGTCGTCACGCGTGCCGACGGTGGAACGGGTGGCGAGGACTGGACGGAGAACTTCGAGGAACTGCCCGGCGGCGCGGGCGTGTCGATCATCCTCGAATCGACGTCGCGGTCCGGAGTGGGGCCCCGCCTGCACCGGCATCCGTACGCGGAGACGTTCGTCATCCGCCGCGGCAGCGCCGGATTCACGATCGGCGCGCACCGGCTCACCGGCCGGGCCGGCCAGGTTCTGGTCGTCCCGGCCGGTGAGCCGCACAAGTTCATCACCGGCCCGGACGGCTACGAAGCCGTCCACATCCACGCGAACCCCCGCTTCGTGACCGACTGGCTCGAGTAG
- the dctA gene encoding C4-dicarboxylate transporter DctA, with product MVERGTSPERAGLPGRLMTAVRQLYVQVLVAIVLAIVVGLAWPGFGANLKPLGDAFISILKVLIGPIIFFTVVQGLAQISNLSKLGRVVLKAFVYFEVVSTLALLIGLVVGNVLEPGAGLHASGEVTDQIAGYEQAAEESGGIVHFLQDLIPDTFFSAFTEGEILQILILSLVFGVAALLLNEKVPTVMRLVAEGQQVFFKMLGFVMRLAPFGAFGAMCYTVSTYGSATLLSLFEFVLMVYATALVFVLVVLGGICALCGLSIFKVLRLIRDELVLVLGTSSSEVALPRLLAKLERAGCEKSVVGLVIPAGYSFNMDGTAIYMSMSVLFISHATDTPLSLGQQLGVLVVLLFTSKGGAGVSGLGFVKLSATLQSVKVLPIGGLGVLIGVDRFMSEVRSLTNLVGNTVATLAIAKWEKSFDAAKFHAYYANPVLDDPEPEEVSAAKV from the coding sequence ATGGTCGAGCGTGGAACATCTCCGGAACGCGCCGGGCTGCCGGGCAGGCTGATGACGGCGGTGCGGCAGCTCTACGTCCAGGTCCTGGTCGCGATCGTGCTGGCCATCGTCGTCGGACTGGCGTGGCCGGGGTTCGGGGCGAACCTCAAACCTCTCGGCGACGCCTTCATCTCCATCCTCAAGGTGCTGATCGGGCCGATCATCTTCTTCACGGTGGTGCAGGGGCTCGCGCAGATCAGCAACCTCAGCAAGCTGGGGCGGGTGGTACTCAAAGCGTTCGTGTACTTCGAAGTCGTCAGCACGCTCGCGCTGCTGATCGGCCTGGTGGTGGGCAACGTGCTCGAACCGGGCGCCGGACTGCACGCCTCCGGTGAGGTGACCGACCAGATCGCCGGGTACGAACAGGCGGCCGAGGAGTCCGGCGGGATCGTGCACTTCCTGCAGGACCTGATCCCGGACACGTTCTTCAGCGCCTTCACCGAGGGTGAGATCCTGCAGATCCTGATCCTGTCGCTGGTGTTCGGCGTGGCCGCGCTGCTGCTGAACGAGAAGGTGCCGACCGTGATGCGGCTCGTCGCCGAGGGCCAGCAGGTGTTCTTCAAGATGCTCGGGTTCGTCATGCGGCTCGCGCCGTTCGGTGCGTTCGGGGCGATGTGCTACACGGTGAGCACCTACGGCAGCGCGACACTGCTGAGCCTGTTCGAGTTCGTGCTGATGGTGTACGCGACGGCGCTGGTGTTCGTCCTCGTCGTGCTGGGCGGCATCTGCGCGCTGTGCGGGCTGTCGATCTTCAAGGTGCTGCGCCTGATCCGCGACGAACTGGTGCTGGTGCTGGGAACCTCGTCGTCGGAGGTGGCGCTGCCGCGGCTGCTGGCGAAGCTGGAGCGGGCCGGGTGCGAGAAGTCCGTGGTCGGTCTCGTGATCCCGGCCGGGTACAGCTTCAACATGGACGGCACCGCGATCTACATGTCGATGTCGGTGCTGTTCATCTCGCACGCCACGGACACGCCGCTGAGCCTCGGACAGCAGCTGGGTGTGCTGGTGGTGCTGCTGTTCACCTCCAAGGGCGGGGCCGGGGTGTCCGGGCTGGGTTTCGTGAAACTCAGCGCGACGCTGCAGTCGGTGAAGGTGCTGCCCATCGGCGGTCTCGGCGTGCTCATCGGCGTCGACCGGTTCATGTCGGAGGTGCGCTCGCTGACCAACCTGGTCGGCAACACCGTGGCGACGCTGGCCATCGCCAAGTGGGAGAAGTCCTTCGACGCGGCGAAGTTCCACGCCTACTACGCCAACCCGGTCCTGGACGATCCGGAACCGGAGGAGGTATCCGCGGCGAAGGTGTGA